In Haliaeetus albicilla chromosome 2, bHalAlb1.1, whole genome shotgun sequence, a single genomic region encodes these proteins:
- the ZSWIM3 gene encoding zinc finger SWIM domain-containing protein 3, whose amino-acid sequence MELGSRFRNYEDFRERFRAYKLAQGCRYGLRSCLSVRCHNRQHGTAVREDVVFMQVKFGCARTQKYSKKRKQQPSLCPAYFVLQYKEDIDQLVISELNSDHIHADPVFSLTRAATATASTATRDGPATELCEQQQVGGTNSSAEAHEDSHTVAGQPVDGAPAPYGAPALPEAVKENASALIRVAEVMKTFLRVDRGSLASISADSDHGLDRLSFQTSKMKSLFMQFPESLLLHRVLSERGHVLYALLVESEERVGKVVHLSLLKDDTASSIRKMLTIFKEFNPEWQKVQTVFVDVSFFHKAILQELFPAAQVLLSVYHTVRLLEKNVREAEISSSLKQNLMLALQKAVFSPSAASLDALSQLVKRVVSPELYNYLRANWFSCELLWCLHAEKGLHSCGTHMDSLDLIMHRISSLFGWQPSLEASVLRFLECADCLDSRSLESLNRGSSSTEEDGWSSLQEQPDACASAAAGPGPVSGSPALAERPEPTGQAAAAGTDSMLATLWESCTDLGSWLCLKEWEVVQTSTQLLSPVPGSLTVRLLEDAHRVSRDCCSCSCCFHRRYRLPCRHVLAVLQAHRGRVEEGMVCRRWQRRYQRLPAPGAGPPGCGGGSVGNRPEGREERVRSLSLELANLLMQCEGQELEERSSALAAILAAWARSPGPAAGKEEPVPPYCSE is encoded by the exons ATGGAGCTGGGGTCCCGCTTCAGGAACTACGAGGACTTCAGGGAGCGCTTCCGCGCCTACAAGCTGGCGCAGGGGTGCCGCTACGGCCTGCGGAGCTGCCTCTCCGTCCGCTGCCACAACCGGCAGCACGGCACCGCCGTCCGCGAGGACGTCGT GTTCATGCAGGTGAAGTTTGGTTGTGCCCGGACccaaaaatacagcaagaagagaaagcagcagcccagCTTGTGTCCGGCTTACTTTGTGTTGCAATATAAGGAGGACATTGACCAGCTTGTGATCAGCGAACTGAACAGTGACCACATCCATGCGGACCCGGTGTTTTCCCTGACCAGAGCTGCCACTGCGACGGCAAGCACCGCGACACGTGACGGCCCTGCAACAGAActctgtgagcagcagcaggtggGTGGGACCAACAGCAGTGCTGAGGCGCATGAGGACTCACACACGGTTGCAGGACAACCGGTGGACGGGGCGCCTGCTCCGTATGGGGCTCCCGCGCTCCCTGAAGCAGTGAAGGAAAATGCCTCAGCGCTCATCAGGGTGGCTGAGGTCATGAAAACCTTCCTAAGGGTGGACAGGGGCTCATTGGCCTCCATCAGCGCAGACAGTGACCATGGCCTGGACAGACTCAGCTTCCAGACCAGCAAGATGAAGAGCTTGTTTAtgcagttccccgagagcctCCTGCTGCACAGGGTGCTGAGCGAGAGGGGACACGTTCTCTATGCTCTCCTTGTAGAGAGTGAGGAGCGAGTGGGGAAAGTGGTGCACTTGTCACTGCTGAAGGATGACACAGCATCCAGCATCAGGAAAATGCTGACCATCTTCAAGGAGTTCAACCCCGAGTGGCAAAAGGTCCAGACTGTTTTCGTGGACGTGTCCTTCTTTCACAAAGCCATCCTCCAAGAGCTCTTTCCTGCTGCCCAGGTGCTCCTTTCTGTCTATCACACTGTCCGACTGCTCGAGAAGAACGTGAGGGAAGCAGAAATCTCCTCTTCACTCAAGCAGAACTTGATGCTGGCCTTGCAGAAGGCCGTGTTTTCCCCTTCAGCTGCAAGTCTGGATGCCCTCTCCCAGCTGGTGAAGCGTGTGGTCAGCCCAGAGCTGTACAACTACCTGCGAGCCAACTGGTTCTCCTGCGAGCTGCTGTGGTGCCTGCACGCAGAGAAAGGTCTGCACTCCTGTGGCACGCACATGGACAGCCTGGACCTCATCATGCACCGGATATCCAGCCTCTTTGGCTGGCAGCCGTCCTTGGAGGCGAGCGTTCTTCGTTTTCTGGAGTGTGCGGACTGCCTTGATTCCAGGAGTTTGGAAAGCCTGAACCGGGGCTCCTCAAGCACCGAGGAGGACGGTTGGAGCAGCCTCCAGGAGCAGCCTGACGCATgtgccagtgctgcagcaggacCAGGCCCCGTTTCTGGCTCTCCAGCTCTTGCCGAGCGCCCTGAGCCCACTGGGCAGGCTGCAGCGGCGGGGACGGACAGCATGCTGGCCACACTGTGGGAGAGCTGCACGGACCTGGGCTCctggctgtgcctgaaggagtGGGAGGTGGTGCAGACGTccacccagctgctcagccCGGTGCCGGGCAGCCTCACCGTTCGGCTGCTGGAGGACGCACACCGGGTGAGCCGggactgctgcagctgcagctgctgcttccacCGCCGCTACCGGCTCCCCTGCAGGCATGTCCTGGCCGTGCTGCAGGCGCACCGGGGACGTGTGGAGGAGGGCATGGTGTGCAGGCGCTGGCAGAGGAGGTACCAGCGGCTCCCGGCCCCTGGGGCCGGTCCCCCGGGCTGTGGCGGGGGCTCGGTGGGCAACCGGccggagggcagggaggagagagtcCGGTCCCTCAGCCTGGAGCTGGCCAACCTGCTGATGCAGTGCgaggggcaggagctggaggagcgCAGCTCGGCGCTGGCGGCGATCCTGGCTGCCTGGGCTCGGTCaccggggccggcggccgggAAGGAGGAGCCGGTGCCTCCGTACTGCTCCGAGTAA
- the ZSWIM1 gene encoding zinc finger SWIM domain-containing protein 1 — MAMAQAPPGPGRGSLVAYELGAGGRMASVSFQSAAMGGVFARFPRALLVHRAAGTAGRVLYVFLVAGPAPGLQGGMARVVHLAVPRDESAGSLARMYGAFRAFNPAWAETRLLLVGPGLPQPLTLAQAFPSAEVQLSVFHLCKRLQQQVQRLALEDRVERLILAALSDTVHAATESSRRKMHALLRDLVAPDLLPQLHIRWLLDDEIWAAHRERSWGEASNYFRDLEIVTQGLSQVFSAELALESCITSLARHYQKCVSKSPPDAAMCSAPHPDHCAAWAAPQSLPASGSPLAPVACQGKLLQSSIQASPTTAAAQQQQPVPASLTAAESPVIVLQSRPSAPQLPAALQHQPETPQALLLQREPMSPQSSLDPSSPVAKLEATENLEGDSEEEINRRTEEGIKQSLSDICTEPAARLCLSEFAVVQKSVQLIGTGEDALSIQVLEDAHRVNMKGPSSCTCHFNQVFQLPCRHILAVLNSDRKTLQPEMLSRQWQKGCDAHQAGQDSADGLLEILKSSWNESLDKSLVVSFLTAEVSRLLTHCSREEFEHRYRTLRELADSWIGPYVEVKL, encoded by the coding sequence ATGGCGATGGCGCAggccccgccgggcccgggccGCGGCTCCCTGGTGGCCTACGAGCTGGGCGCGGGCGGCCGCATGGCCTCTGTCAGCTTCCAGAGCGCCGCCATGGGCGGCGTTTTCGCCCGCTTCCCCCGGGCGCTGCTGGTGCACCGGGCCGCTGGGACGGCCGGCCGGGTCCTCTACGTCTTCCTGGTGGCCGGACCGGCCCCGGGGCTGCAGGGCGGCATGGCCAGGGTGGTGCACCTCGCCGTCCCGCGGGACGAGTCGGCGGGGAGCCTGGCCCGCATGTACGGGGCGTTCCGGGCCTTCAACCCCGCCTGGGCCGAGACCCGGCTCCTGCTGGTGGGGCCCGGCCTCCCCCAGCCGCTCACGCTCGCCCAGGCCTTTCCGTCAGCGGAGGTGCAACTCTCCGTCTTCCACCTCTGCAAGCgcctgcagcagcaggtccagCGGCTGGCCTTGGAGGACCGTGTCGAGCGCCTGATCCTGGCCGCCCTGAGCGACACCGTGCACGCAGCCACCGAGAGCAGCCGCAGGAAGATGCATGCGCTCCTGAGGGACCTCGTGGCGCCCGACTTGCTGCCTCAGCTCCATATTCGCTGGCTGCTCGATGATGAGATCTGGGCTGCACACAGGGAGAGGAGTTGGGGGGAGGCCAGTAACTACTTTAGGGACCTGGAGATCGTTACCCAGGGGTTAAGCCAGGTTTTCAGCGCTGAGCTCGCTTTGGAGAGCTGCATCACCTCCTTAGCCCGGCACTACCAAAAGTGTGTTTCTAAGAGCCCTCCTGATGCTGCGATGTGCTCCGCTCCCCATCCTGATCACTGTGCCGCTTGGGCAGCTCCCCAAAGCCTGCCTGCCTCAGGTTCGCCTCTCGCCCCTGTGGCGTGCCAGGGTAAGCTGCTTCAGAGCTCCATCCAGGCCTCCcccaccacagcagcagctcagcagcagcagccagtgccgGCTTCACTCACAGCTGCTGAGAGTCCCGTGATTGTTCTCCAGAGTCGACCGTCAGCTCCTCAGCTCCCTGCAGCTCTTCAGCATCAGCCTGAAACCCCCCAGGCTCTCCTCCTCCAGAGGGAGCCCATGAGCCCTCAGTCCTCATTAGATCCTTCCTCTCCTGTGGCTAAACTGGAGGCCACAGAAAACCTGGAGGGTGACAGTGAAGAGGAGATTAACAGAAGGACTGAGGAAGGCATCAAGCAGTCTTTGAGTGATATTTGCACAGAGCCCGCTGCCAGACTGTGCCTGAGTGAGTTCGCAGTGGTTCAGAAGTCCGTGCAGCTGATAGGTACCGGGGAGGATGCTCTCAGCATACAGGTTCTGGAGGATGCCCACAGGGTCAACATGAAAGGCCCGAGCAGCTGCACTTGCCACTTCAACCAGGTCTTCCAGCTGCCCTGCCGGCACATCCTGGCTGTGCTGAATTCGGACAGGAAGACCTTGCAGCCAGAGATGCTCAGCAGACAGTGGCAGAAGGGATGTGATGCCCATCAGGCTGGGCAAGACAGTGCTGATGGCCTCCTGGAGATCCTGAAGAGCTCCTGGAATGAGTCTTTGGATAAATCCCTGGTGGTGTCCTTCCTCACGGCAGAGGTCAGCCGGCTTCTCAcccactgcagcagggaggagttTGAGCACAGGTACAGGACACTCCGGGAGCTGGCTGACAGCTGGATTGGGCCCTACGTCGAGGTGAAGCTCTAG